The region CTCGGGCACGGACGTGACGCACTGGACGACCACCGTGCTCGTCAGCCGCCGTCCGGCGATCGGCAGGGTCGCGGCCGAGCGCAGGGTGTGCGAGCCGAAACTGCGGCGGATCGGCTCGTGGCCGGGTTCGTCCAGCCAGGGCTGCGGCCGAACGTCCAGGTCCCAGACGTGGTGGTGGGCGTCGACGAGAGCCTGGCCGTCAGACACGGGCGGTCCAGACGGGGCCGTCGGGATAGGTGTACTCCTTGACGGATTCGGAGTGCATCTGCGCGCTCAGCCCCGGCAGCGTCGGGGCCAGGTAGTGGCCGTCGACAATGCGCACCGGGTCGATGAAGTGCTCGTGCAGGTGATCGACGTACTCGATGACACGGTCCTCGGTGGTGCCGGAGACGGCGACGTAGTCGAACATCGACAGGTGCTGGACCATCTCGCACAGGCCGACGCCGCCGGCGTGCGGGCAGACGGGGATGCCGAACTTGGCGGCGAGCAGCAGGATCGCGATGTTCTCGTTGACTCCGCCGACCCGTGCGGAGTCGATCTGCACGATGTCCACCGCGCCGGCCTGGAGGAGTTGCTTGAAGACGACCCGGTTGGCGATGTGCTCGCCGGTGGCGACCTTGATGGGGGCGACGGCCTGGCGCACGGTGGCGTGGCCGAGGATGTCGTCGGGTGAGGTCGGTTCCTCGATCCAGTAGGGCTGGTAGGGGGCCAGGGCGCGCATCCAGTCGATGGCGGGCTGGATGTCCCATCTCTGGTTCGCGTCGACGGCGATGCGGATGTCCGCGCCGACCGTTTCGCGGGCGGTGCGCATGCGGCGTACGTCGTCCTCCAGGTCCGCGCCGACCTTCAGCTTGATCTGGGTGAAGCCGTCGGCGACCGCCTCGCGGGCCAGGCGGGCCAGTTTCTCGTCGGAGTAGCCGAGCCAGCCGGGGGTGGTGGTGTAGGCGGGGTAACCCCGGTCGAGCAGGTCGCCGATGCGCTGTTCGCGGCCGGGTTCGGCGCGGCGCAGGATGTCCAGCGCCTCCTCGGGGGTGAGGGCGTCGCTGAGCCAGCGGAAGTCGACCTGGGCGACCAGCTCCTCCGGCGACATCTCGCCGAGGAACCGCCACACAGGCTTGCCCGCGCGTTTGGCGGCCAGGTCCCAGGCAGCGTTGACGACCGCGCCGGTCGCCATGTGGATGGCGCCCTTCTCCGGACCCAGCCAGCGCAGTTGGGGATCGTGGACCAGGGAGCGGGAGAAGGCGCCGAGGTCGGAGCAGACCTCCTCGACGGACAGGCCGACCACGTGCGGGGCGAGGGCCGCGATGGCGGCGGCCTGAACGTCGTTGCCGCGTCCGGTGGTGAAGGCGAGGGCGTGGCCCTCCAGTCCGTCGGTGGAGTCGGTGCGCAGGACGACATAGGCGGCGGAGTAGTCGGGTTCGGGGTTCATCGCGTCCGACCCGTCCAGGTGCTCGGACGTCGGGAAACGTACGTCGAGGACGTCCAGGGCGGCGATGCGGGCGGATGCGGGCACGGCGGAGGACATTGCGGCAACTCCTGAGGAGCAAGCGGGGCACACGGCCGCGCTGCGACGGAAGAATGAGGCGGTTGTGGGAGGCCCGGCGGCGACGGCCGCGCGGGTCACTCCTGGACCTTGCCGCCGGTGATGCGCGAGATGGCGAGGGCGACCAGGATGATCAGACCGTTGAGGGCGCCGATCCACTGCGCGGGGACACCGCCCAGGGTGAGCACGTTCTGGATCATGAAGAGCAGCAGGATGCCGCAGAACGCCCCGAACATGGTGCCCTTGCCGCCGTTGAGGCTGATCCCGCCGATGACGGCGGCGGCGAAGACGGTGAAGATGTAGCCGTTGCCCTGCGCGGAGGCGACGGAGGCCAGGCGTCCGGAGAGCAGCAGACCGGCGAGTGCGGCGAGGACGCTGCCGGCGACGATGACGATCCACAGCACCCGGTCGGTGCGGATGCCGGCCGCCTTCGCGGCGTCGACGTTGCCGCCGATGGCGTACAGCGAGCGGCCGAAACTGGTCCAGCCGAGCACGACGATCGCGACGGCGAACAGCACCAGGCAGATCCAGATGGAGGCCGGCATCCCGAACCATTCGGTGGTGCCCAGGTAGAGCATCGACTCGGGCAGCTGGAAGAAGGTCTGGCCGCCGGAGATGCCCGTGAGGACGCCGCGCAGCACGATCAGCATGCCGAGGGTGACGATGAAGCCGTTGAGGCCGAAGCGGATGATCAGCAGGGAGTTGATCACGCCGACCAGTGCGCCCACGGCGAGCGTGACGGGAATCGACCAGGCGCCGGGCAGCAGCCCGAGGCCGTGTCCCGCGCCGGTCGGCACCACCAGCCAGGCCGCGACACCGGGCGCGAGGCCCATGGTTGACTCGAGGGACAGGTCCATCTTCTTGACGATCAGAATCATCGCCTGGGCGAGGACCAGCAGCGCCATCTCGGACATCGTCTGCAGGACGTTGATGAGGTTGTCGGTCTGCAGGAAGACCGGGTTGACGATCTGGCCGACGATCGCGATGACCACGATCGCCGGGACGAGCGCGAGGTCGCGCAGCCGGGCCAGGGGTATCCGGCCGCCGAGCAGCGCGATCCGCTTCGTCTGCGGTCCCGGTTCCGCTGGGGCGGGGGCGTCCGCGAGGACGGTTTCAGGCATTGAGGGCCACTCCTTCCATCGCGGCCACGAGGTCGTGGTCGTGCCAGCCGCGGGCGATCTCTGAGGTCACACGGCCCTGGAACATCACCAGGACCCGGTCACACATGCGCAGGTCGTCGAGTTCGTCGGAGGCGATGAGCACTCCGGTGCCGGTCTGCGCGGTCTCCTCGACCTTGCCGAGGAGGAACTCCTTGGAGCGCACGTCCACGCCCGCGGTCGGGTTGATGAGCACGAGCAGTCGGGGGTCGTCGGCCAGGGCGCGGGCCATGACGACCTTCTGCTGGTTGCCTCCGGACAGGGCGGAGACGGGCAGGTCGGGCCCGGGAGTCTTGATCGCCAGTTTCTCGATCATGCCCTCGGCGAGCCGGTCCCTGCGGCCGTGGCTCAGGAACCCGTTCGAGCCGAGGCGCTTCGGCACGGACAGTGTGGCGTTGTCCGCGATCGACATGTCGGGAACGAAGCCCTGGTGGTGCCGGTCCTGCGGGACGAACCCGGCGCCGGCCGCGAGCGCCGCAGGCACACTGCCCGGCCGGGGCCGCCTCCCGGTGATCTCCACCTCGCCCGCCGCTGCCGCCCGCAGCCCTACGACGGTCTCGGCGACCTCGGTGCGCCCGCTGCCGGCGGCGCCTGCGAGGCCGACGATCTCGCCGGCCCCGACCTGGAAGCTGACCTCGTCGTACGCATCGCCCCGCAGAGCACGGACGCTCAGTGCGGCCGTGGCGCCGGGAGTGAAGGTGCTCGCCCGTTCACCTTGCCGGTCGGCCGCCGCCTCACCGGTCATCGCGGCGACCAGATCGGCGCGAGGGAGTTCCGCCACCGGCGCCGTGATGATGTGCCGGGCGTCGCGGAAGACCGTCACCATGTCGCAGATCTCGTAGACCTCCTGAAGATGGTGACTGATGAACAGGAACGTCACGCCCTGGCGTTGCAGGTCGCGGATACGGTCGAAGAGCCGGTTGATGGCAGCTCCGTCGAGCTGGGCCGTCGGCTCGTCAAGGATGATGAACCGAGCGCCGAAGGACAGCGCGCGGGCGATCTCGACGAACTGCCGCTGTTCGACGTTCAGTTCACTCGCGGGGACGTTGGGGTCGACGTCCACCGACCAGGTCGCCAGCAGTTCCCGGGCGCGGCGACGGGTGGCCTGCCAGCTGATGAGCCGACTGCGTCCGTGGTCGTGCCGGTGCAGGAAGAGGTTCTCGGCGACGGTCAGCGTGGGGATGATCGTGGACTTCTGGTAGACACAGGCCACGCGCCGCCGCCAGGCGTCCCGGTCGGCGGGGCGGGGGGCGGGCTCGCCGCCGAAGGTGACCGCCCCCTCGTCGGGGGCCTGGAGGCCGGTGAGGACCGACACCAGGGTCGACTTGCCGGCTCCGTTGCGGCCGACGAGCGCGTGGGTCTCGCCGGGCCTGATGGTGATCCGGGCGCCGTTGAGGGCCACCGTCGGACCGAATCGTTTGACTATGCCCGTCGCCTCGACGACGGGCGGGTCGGAGGAGACCCGTCCGTCGTCCGCCGGGGCGGGCGCGGGGGTGTCTGCTCGCTCCCCGTCGCTCATCTCAACCGCCTTGTCCTCGTGAGCCGTTGCTCTGTAAAGCCGTTGTTCTGTTGAGCCGTTGTTCTCGTGAGCCGTCGCTCCGGTGAGCCGTCGCGTTGCGGAGGAGGGATCAGCCGAGGTTGTTGCCCCACAGCGCCTTGTCGTCGCTCTTGACGCTGGGCACGCCGCCGTAGGTGGCGCCGTCGACGGTGACGAGCGGGGCGGAGAGCTGGTCCTCGAGGACGCCGTCGCGGACCTGGATGATGGTGCTGTCGTGGTCGGTCTTGCCGGGCTTGAAGGTCTTCCCGTCGATCGCGGCCTTGAGGTAGTACAGGGCGTACTTGGCGTAGAGGTCGGCGGGCTGGGAGACCGTGGCGTCGATCTTCCCGGCGGCGATGGACTTCAGCTCTTCGGGGATGCCGTCGTTGGAGACGACGAAGACGTGCTTCTTGTCCTTCGGGTCGACCAACAGGCTCTTCTGCTTGAGGACTTGGAGCGTGCCGGACAGGGCGAAACTGGACTCCATGTAGATGCCCTTGATGCCCGGGTTGGCGGTCAGGTCGGTCTGCAGCTTCTGTGCGGCGACCGCGCCGTCCCAGTTGGTGGCCTCGCCGAACACCTTGATGCCGGGGTAGTTCTTCTTCATGCAGGCGTTGAACGCCTCCGTGCGGTCACGGCCGTTGATGGAGTCGAGACCGCCTTCCAGCATCACGACCTTGCCCTTGCCGCCGAGCTTGGTGCCGAGGTACTGGCAGGCCTTCTCGCCATAGGCGCGGTTGTCGGCGCGCACGACCATGAACACCTTGCCGGTGTCGGGGCGGGTGTCCACGGTGACGACCGGGATCTTCTTCGACTCCAACTGCGCCAGGGTGGGCGCGATGGCGGCGGTGTCCTGCGGAGCCATCGCGATGCCCTTGACGCCCTGGCTGATGAACGTCTGCGCGTTGGCGGTGAGTTTGGCGACGTCGTTCTGCGAGTTGGTGGTCTTGAGCGAGAGGCCGAGCTGCTTGCCGTATTCCGGCGTGTACTTGATGTAGGAGTTCCAGAAGTCGGTGTCGGAGCGCGGGTAGTCGACGCCGACCAGCGGCGTGTCACCCGCCGACGCCGACGTGCTGGAACCGCTGTCGCACGCACTGAGCAAGGCCAGTGCGGACAGGGTGGAGACGGCGGAACAGAGGGCGGTTCTGAGTCTCATCGGTGCTTCCTCGCGCCGGTCCCGTAGCGGGAGATGTTTCGCCTCGACGACATCCGTGTATCGCCGCGCAGTAGAGATGGGATGTTTATAGAGGCGTCCCGGGAGCCTGTCCAGTCCTCTGTACGAAGTCATGGGGAAATATCAGCTCGCGGAGTCACCTGCGAGGGTGAGGCGTGCCCGCACAGGAGTATCCATCCCATCAATCGCCGCCACCCGACGGCGCGCACTGACCGTGAAGCACCCACAAGACATGGCATGTTTGCGTGAGTGGAATCCAGTTCATATCAAGATAAATCAGGCAACTCGCCTGAAGTCTTGGTGACTTTCATCCCTGCATACTGGTTGACATCCCATGGCGGAATGGCCGACCTTCATGCTTGGTCCTGCATTCCCTCTGTCCCCTTCCGCATCAGGGATGTGCCCATGTCGAGCTCGATCAACAGACGCCACTTCCTGGCCGCCGCAACCTGCGTGGCCACGGCGGCCGTTGCCGGAGGTGCGTTCAGTGCCGGTGTCGCCGAGGCGGCGCCCAGCACCTACACGCCCGACTGGAACTCGGTCGATCAGCACCC is a window of Streptomyces sp. NBC_00271 DNA encoding:
- a CDS encoding L-fuconate dehydratase, translated to MSSAVPASARIAALDVLDVRFPTSEHLDGSDAMNPEPDYSAAYVVLRTDSTDGLEGHALAFTTGRGNDVQAAAIAALAPHVVGLSVEEVCSDLGAFSRSLVHDPQLRWLGPEKGAIHMATGAVVNAAWDLAAKRAGKPVWRFLGEMSPEELVAQVDFRWLSDALTPEEALDILRRAEPGREQRIGDLLDRGYPAYTTTPGWLGYSDEKLARLAREAVADGFTQIKLKVGADLEDDVRRMRTARETVGADIRIAVDANQRWDIQPAIDWMRALAPYQPYWIEEPTSPDDILGHATVRQAVAPIKVATGEHIANRVVFKQLLQAGAVDIVQIDSARVGGVNENIAILLLAAKFGIPVCPHAGGVGLCEMVQHLSMFDYVAVSGTTEDRVIEYVDHLHEHFIDPVRIVDGHYLAPTLPGLSAQMHSESVKEYTYPDGPVWTARV
- a CDS encoding ABC transporter permease — protein: MPETVLADAPAPAEPGPQTKRIALLGGRIPLARLRDLALVPAIVVIAIVGQIVNPVFLQTDNLINVLQTMSEMALLVLAQAMILIVKKMDLSLESTMGLAPGVAAWLVVPTGAGHGLGLLPGAWSIPVTLAVGALVGVINSLLIIRFGLNGFIVTLGMLIVLRGVLTGISGGQTFFQLPESMLYLGTTEWFGMPASIWICLVLFAVAIVVLGWTSFGRSLYAIGGNVDAAKAAGIRTDRVLWIVIVAGSVLAALAGLLLSGRLASVASAQGNGYIFTVFAAAVIGGISLNGGKGTMFGAFCGILLLFMIQNVLTLGGVPAQWIGALNGLIILVALAISRITGGKVQE
- a CDS encoding sugar ABC transporter ATP-binding protein; translated protein: MSDGERADTPAPAPADDGRVSSDPPVVEATGIVKRFGPTVALNGARITIRPGETHALVGRNGAGKSTLVSVLTGLQAPDEGAVTFGGEPAPRPADRDAWRRRVACVYQKSTIIPTLTVAENLFLHRHDHGRSRLISWQATRRRARELLATWSVDVDPNVPASELNVEQRQFVEIARALSFGARFIILDEPTAQLDGAAINRLFDRIRDLQRQGVTFLFISHHLQEVYEICDMVTVFRDARHIITAPVAELPRADLVAAMTGEAAADRQGERASTFTPGATAALSVRALRGDAYDEVSFQVGAGEIVGLAGAAGSGRTEVAETVVGLRAAAAGEVEITGRRPRPGSVPAALAAGAGFVPQDRHHQGFVPDMSIADNATLSVPKRLGSNGFLSHGRRDRLAEGMIEKLAIKTPGPDLPVSALSGGNQQKVVMARALADDPRLLVLINPTAGVDVRSKEFLLGKVEETAQTGTGVLIASDELDDLRMCDRVLVMFQGRVTSEIARGWHDHDLVAAMEGVALNA
- a CDS encoding sugar ABC transporter substrate-binding protein; its protein translation is MRLRTALCSAVSTLSALALLSACDSGSSTSASAGDTPLVGVDYPRSDTDFWNSYIKYTPEYGKQLGLSLKTTNSQNDVAKLTANAQTFISQGVKGIAMAPQDTAAIAPTLAQLESKKIPVVTVDTRPDTGKVFMVVRADNRAYGEKACQYLGTKLGGKGKVVMLEGGLDSINGRDRTEAFNACMKKNYPGIKVFGEATNWDGAVAAQKLQTDLTANPGIKGIYMESSFALSGTLQVLKQKSLLVDPKDKKHVFVVSNDGIPEELKSIAAGKIDATVSQPADLYAKYALYYLKAAIDGKTFKPGKTDHDSTIIQVRDGVLEDQLSAPLVTVDGATYGGVPSVKSDDKALWGNNLG